The following are from one region of the Amia ocellicauda isolate fAmiCal2 chromosome 1, fAmiCal2.hap1, whole genome shotgun sequence genome:
- the LOC136759412 gene encoding D-beta-hydroxybutyrate dehydrogenase, mitochondrial: MNRMILEAAAVFIMGNVFYFLGYLTPALIMIPILVFLLTHTEHYMFNPQGRAVFITGCDSGFGYNLAKQLDKMGFVVFAGCQFPNREGACNLVRECSSSLKVIELDVTQEENVKQAKKYIETNLPEKGLWGVVNNAGISDWSETEWNTMADYHKMADVNLFGSIRTTLPFIPLIRATEGRIVFVSSIFAFLHAPNMGPYSVTKRAIEAFADCLRIEMASFGVKVSIIQPGNFGSVTNILKEKTADEIWNKFDEAQRQTFNRQYIELVSEYINTQLKDGVKDINLVIDVMVDALVSPRPKTRYLVTTLFDKVFFCSFPYLPTYLADTVFTLSDMYRKRKQLLYNSINTCN, encoded by the exons ATGAACAGAATGATACTTGAAgctgctgctgtatttattatgggcaatgtattttatttccttgGCTACCTCACCCCAGCTCTTATCATGATCCCAATCCTGGTCTTTCTCCTGACTCATACTGAACACTATATGTTCAACCCGCAAGGCAGAGCTGTGTTCATCACTGGCTGTGACAGTGGATTTGGATACAATCTTGCAAAGCAACTAGACAAAATGGGATTTGTAGTATTCGCTGGCTGTCAGTTCCCCAACAGGGAAGGAGCCTGTAATCTTGTGAGAGAATGCTCCAGTTCCTTAAAGGTCATTGAATTAGATGTTACTCAAGAGGAAAATGTCAAACAGGCAAAGAAATACATTGAAACAAACTTGCCGGAGAAAG GCCTCTGGGGTGTAGTAAACAATGCAGGGATTTCTGACTGGTCAGAAACTGAATGGAACACTATGGCAGATTATCACAAAATGGCAGACGTGAATTTGTTTGGAAGCATCAGAACCACTTTGCCATTTATCCCGCTAATTCGGGCAACAGAAG GCCGCATCGTGTTTGTGTCCAGTATTTTCGCTTTTCTCCATGCGCCAAACATGGGTCCATACAGTGTAACTAAAAGAGCAATAGAAGCTTTTGCTGACTGTTTAAGGATTGAAATGGCCAGCTTTGGCGTGAAG GTCAGTATTATCCAACCGGGCAACTTTGGATCAGTGACCAATATTCTGAAAGAGAAAACGGCTGATGAGATCTGGAATAAGTTTGATGAGGCACAACGACAGACATTTAATAGACAATATATTGAATTGGTTAGTGAATATATTAACACACAACTAAAGGATGGAGTTAAGGATATTAATTTAGTGATAGATGTCATGGTAGATGCTCTTGTATCTCCTCGACCCAAAACTAGATACCTAGTTACAACCCTATTTGATAAGGTATTCTTCTGTAGCTTTCCATACTTGCCTACCTATCTTGCAGATACTGTGTTTACTTTAAGTGACATGTACCGGAAAAGAAAACAGTTGCTCTACAATTCAATCAACACTTGCAATTAA